gggggggcacagcgtcagccccccccccatttcAATGTGTgttaatgggggggggggggacacacagCAACAACGTGCAGTGATGGCAACGACCCCCCACCCTTAAAAAGACTCAATgtctgcccccccccccccaccaaaaGCCCCCATAAGGTGCAATGAGACCCTATAAcactgcccccccccccaatgaaGGGCAGGAAGCCCCCCAATAAACACCCCATAAGGGCCACTGTGCCCCCCAACACAGCCCCCATCAGAAGAGATGGACCACCCCCCAATAAAGGACACTGAACCAACACCCCATTAGGGTCTCTATgacccccaacccccccattAGGGGCTCTATGACCCCCCCCCATTAGGGGCTCTATgacccccaacccccccattAGGGTCTCTATGACCCCCCATTAGGGTCTCTATGACCCCCCAACCTTCCCATTAGGGTCTCTATGACCCCCCCATTGGGGTCTCTATgaccccccccaacccccataACGGCACTGAGCCCCCCCCAGGGGACCCTTCTATAGGGGAGGTTTATGGGGGGGGGTCCCACCTCGGGGGCTGCCGGGGGGTGATGGCGGCTGCGgctccaggagctgctccatggGGTCTTCAACCCCCCCCGGGGGGGGCGCGGGGTCCTCGTGGGGGtccggggtggggggggggaggaaggggggggcggctgagatggggggggggctgcaggggggggGAAACCtgtggggacaatggggggggggaggggataTAATGGGGGGACAATGGGGGGTGGTCAGTGTTCAGACACAGCCGGGGGGCGGCCCTGGAATAAAGGAACCCCCCCAGActcccccataggacccccccAAAGACCCCCacaaccctccccccccccccccaaagacCCCCTCAAGACCCCCAACCCtgccccccccatccccccttAAGCCCCCCCATCACCCACAACCCCCCCCTAAAATCCCCCATAggatccccccccccacccccaaaatcagccccatatccccccattaAGAACCACAGACACCCCCAaacccccccatatcccccccctgtaccccccccatacccccccccccacggacccccccccatatcccccctcccctttatccccccccccatatccccccctcccctttattccccccccccccatatcccccctcccctttattccccccccccccccatatcccccctcccCTTTATCCCCCCCCACCTGCTCTCCCTGGCTCAGCCCcgcagcgccccctgccggcaGGCTGCATCGCCGCCCCCCCAGCCTCCCCCGCAGCGCTGCAGCCTCCTGCGCCCGTTCCTGCAGCTGCCGCCGGCAgcgctgcagctcctcctgcaacAGCACGTGCTGCCgctgcagcagggacagctgcGCCtcgggggggggagggggcggcgtGGGGGGGGCGGCGCCGGGGGGGGGCGGGCTGCGGGGGGGGGGCGGCAACgagagaagctgcagctccGTGCGAGTGTCCTGCAGGGCGGCCTgcacctggggggggggggagtgagACAGTGACCCATAGCAACACATAGTGACCCACAGCaacccatagcgacccatagggacccatagcgACACATAGTGCCACCCcacagtgacacacagtgaCCCATAGCGGtccatagtgccccatagtgacccatagcgacccatagggacccatagtgacccatagcgacccatagcgacccatagtgCCACCCcacagtgacacacagtgaCCCATAGCGAtccatagtgccccatagcgacccatagtgCCACCCCACAGCgacccatagtgccccatagcgacccatagggacccatagtgCCACCCCACGGTGATACACAGCgacccatagcgccccatagtgacccatagcgacacatagcgacccatagggacccatagtgCCACCCCACAGTGATACACAGCgacccatagcgccccatagcgacccatagtgacccacaGCGACCCATAGTTccaccccatagcgccccacaGACCTGCAGCTCGAGCAGGAGACTGTAGAGGTTGTTCAGCCGCTGATTCACCTCCTGTGGGGAGAGCAGGGAACGTCAGGCTCTGCCCCATTGCGGGGTCTGACtgcgccccatagcgccccattGTGGGGCCTCACTGCGCCCCATAGCGCCTCTCACCTCCTGGGACACGCGGGGGGGAACCTGATTGCCATTCCCGTCCTGTGGGGAGAGCACAGCTTCAGCCCACACATCACCCCACACATCACCCCATATACCCACCCACCCCacacatccccccccccctgtGCCCCCCACCCACCCTCTGTCCGCCGTCCAAATCCGCCCCACTCATCTCCACGGCCCCATTGAAGCTGTTGGTGTCACCATCTGTGGGGTCAcaaaggggggggggttgttaTGGGGTGAGCTGCTGTTCACCCCAcaccgccccccccccacatcccccccccacTGACTGGTCGCTGTGGGTCCGGTGCAGCCGTTGCTGTCGTTGCTGCTCTCCCCGGTCCCGAATGAACGCCTCCTTCAGGGACTCCACTGCCACAACGAGACCgtcagccccacagccagccCCACATGGACCCCATCAGCCCCACAACTGGCCCCACATGGACCCCACACTGACCCCATCAGCCCCACATCAACCCCACATCCACCCCACACTGACCCAATCAGccccacaaccagccccacatCGACCCCACATCGACCCCATCAGCCCCACAACTGGCCCCACATGGACCCCACATCGACCCCATCAGCCCCACATCCACCCCACACTGACCCGGTCAGccccacaaccagccccacagCGACCCCACACTGACCCCATCAATCCCACACCCATCCCTGCCCACACAGACCCCACCCAGCCCCCACACCGTGACCCACAGACGTCTCTGCCCCACACCCAGACCCACTCACAGCCCCAAAGCCGCCCCACATCTCAGCTCCCCACATCTGACCCCCATCCCCCATTTCTGacccccccatctccccccccacatccccatcaccccccatcccaccccccaACTCTGATCCCCCCCCACAGCCCAGATcccacccccaacccccccaaccccccccagcccccatcACAGCCCCATATCTGGCACCCCCCCACCACCTCCCCCCATATgaacccccagccccatatgtgtgacccccagccccatatctgtcacccccagccccatatctgtcacccccccagccccatatctgtcacccccagccccatatctgAGACCCCCAGCCCCGTATCtgtcacccccagccccatatgtgtgacccccagccccatatctgtcacccccagccccatatgtgtcacccccagccccatatctgtcacccccagccccatatgtcacccccagccccatatctgtcacccccagccccatatctgtcacccccagccccatatgtcaccccccagccccatatctgtcacccccagccccatatctgtcaccccccagccccatatctgtcacccccagccccatgtgtgacccccagccccatatctgtcacccccccccctcaccctcCCTGATGGCGCATTGCAGCAGCTTCCCGCCGTCCATGTGCCGTCCATGTGTTGTCGCTGTGGGTCTGGGGCTGTTGTTGGTTGTGGGGCTGTGTGTCCCCGCCGGCTCGTCGCCCCCCCCCCTCAGAGCCGCCATGTCTGCAAACAGCGCcagcttctcctccagcagcgcCGCGATGCGCCggtcctgctgctgcagccgcTCTGAGGGGGCAAAGGTCGGGGGTCAGAGGGGTCAGAGGTCACAGGGTTGGGGCTCGTGGGGTCACGAGGTCACACGAGGTCATGGGGTCACAAGGTCACAAGGTCACGGGGTCAGGGTTCCCGGCTCCCACCCCTCAGTTTGCGCAGCGCCGCGTCCAGCTCCGTCTCAACCAGCGGGAAATCATGGCGGCTCGGGCACCTGCGGGCACAGCAGCCCCATAGCGACAcatagagatccatagagacacatagcgacacatagagacccataggggACCCATAGcgacacatagggacccatagagacacatagggacccatagcgacccatagcgaCACATAGcgacacatagagacccatagcgacacatagggacccatagagacacatagcgacacatagagacccatagcgacacatagggacccatagagacacatagggacccatagagacacatagggacccatagcgacacatagggacccatagcgacccatagagacccatagagacccatagagacccatagtgacacatagggacccatagggacccatagagacccatagcgacccatagagacccatagggacccatagcgacccacagagacccatagcgacccacagagacccatagcgacccatagagacgcatagagacccatagcgacccatagagacccatagataccccatagataccccatggataccccatagcaacccatagtgccccatacataccccatagtgacccatagtgccccatagataccccatagtGACCTatagtgccccatagatacccatagataccccatagagaacccatagataccccatagcgacccatagagccccatagataccccatagatacaccatagataccccatagaaacccatagataccccatagtgccccatagcgccccTTAGATATCCCACagtgccccatagatacccTATAGGTCCCCATAGataaccccatagtgccccacaggtaccccatagtgccccacagtgccccataggtaccccatagtgccccatagtgccccagAGgtaccccatagacaccccatagtgccccatagtgccccatagtgccccacaggtaccccatagtgccccatagtgccccataggTACCCCATAGGTGCCCCATAAGTACCaccatagtgccccatagtgccccatagtgccccataaccccccccccGCTCACTGGCTGACCGCCGCCTGGATCAGCCGCATCCATTGCGTCCTCTCGTCACGTGACGCCGCGTGCAGCTCGTACATCTCGGGGGGGGCAGCGCTGAGCAGGAACAGCCCCTTCTCCTGATTGGCCACATCCCggaccagcagctgctgcagtgagatCACCGGGGGCTTGTCCTGGGGGGGCAGGAGGGGtcagcggggggggggggtggtacAAGGGGGGCTGGGGGGTTATAAGGGGATGTGGGGTTATaaggggatgtggggctgggggtgtgTGGGGCTACaagggggatgtgggggggctgagctgtgggggGGTGGAGTTTGGGGGCTGTAGGAATGATGGGGTGTGTGGGGCGGGGATGAGAGGGTGGTTGTGGGGCGCTATGGGgagctatggggcactatgggggagctatggggtgctatggggcgctatgaGGCGCTATGAGGTGgtgtggggtgctatggggccCTATGGTGCTCTATGCGGAGCTACAGGgtgctatgggatgctatggggtgctatggggctctatggggcactatgatgcactatggggcgctatggggcgctatggggctctatggagctatggggcactatggggcgctatggggctctatggggctctatggggctctatggggcgctatggggcactatgggacactatggggcgctatgggacactatggggcgctatggggttctatggggagCTATGGGGAGCTATGGGGCGCagtggggcgctatggggcactatggggagCTATGGGAcactatggggcgctatggggcgctatggggcgctatggggctctatggggcgctatggggcgctatggggctctatggggcgctatggggctctatggggcgctatggggcgctatggggcgctatggggctctatggggctctatggggcgctatggggtgctatggggcgctatgggtcTGACCGTGGTGGGGAAGGAAAGCTTCTGGTCCTTCTCCTGCAGGATGACGATGACGTCCGtcatcagcagcagcaacacatctggggggggggaatgtCAGCACCCTGCGgcctgccccatagagaccccaccccatagagacccccgccccatagagaccccaccccatagagaccccgccccatagagaccccgccccatagagaccccaccccatagagaccccgccccatagagaccccacccccatagagaccccaccccatagagaccccgccccatagagaccccgccccatagagaccccaccccatagatccccccaccctatagaccccccaccccatagaaccccccACTGATCCCCCATAAacccccctgccccatagaaccctatagaccccccccgccccatagacccccatagatcACCCCGCTCCGTAGATCCCCCTACCCTATAGACCCCCCCATAGATCCCCTGCCCTATAgaccccctgccccatagaaccctatagatCCCCCATAGATCCCCTCTCCCACAGACCCCCCCATAGATCCCCGGCCCAATAgatccccccaccccatagacccctatagaccccccatagacccccatacATCCCcccaccctatagaccccccaccccatagacccccatagacccctatagacccccatagaaccctatagacccccatagacccccacagccacccatagaccccccacagacccctatagacccccatagacccccccaccccatagacccctatagacccccacagaccccccacagacccccatagaaccccatagatccccatagacccccatagacccctatagacccccatagaaccctatagatccccacagacccccatagacccccacagacccccatagaaccctatagacccctatagaccccccaccctatagacccccatagacccctatagacccccatagaaccctatagaccccccacagacccccatagacccccatagaaccctatagacccccatagacccctatagacccccatagaaccctatagacccccatagcccccatagcccccctcccctcccccgccCCCTCCCACCCTTGAATCTCCCCGCTCCGGTTTTCCACAGCGCGCAGCCGCTGTGCAGCAACTTCCGGCGCAGCAGCTCATCCCGGCCGAAGGTGGCGCAGTCGCTTCCGGTTCCGTTTCCGCTTCCGGTTTTCCCGTCCCCACGCAGCTGCAGTTTGGCGCGTCCGTCCACGCGGCGATACACGTCGTACAGGCGCATGCGCAGTTCGTACTCGCGCACTTCCGCGTTGATGGCGGAAATGAGCTCCTTCACCAGCGACAGCGCGCGGCTCAGCTCTTCCGCTTCCGGTTCGTCCTCTGCCGGAAACACGTGGGGGAGCGTCGGTACCGACCGGAGCGGACTAACactgccccataagtgccgaCCCGGAACTAACGAGAActgctgccccataagtgctgcCCCATAAGCAATAATAACCGctgctgccccataagtgctgcCCCATAACTGAACActgccccataagtgctgccccacagcccgaCACTGCCCCATAACCAATAACAACCAATGCCCCATAGCCCGACACTGACCCATTAGTGCCGCCCCATAACCAACCTGCCCCATAACCAATAATAACTGCTGCCCCATAACCAAACACTGCCCCATAAGCACCGCCCCATAAGCACCGCCATATTGGCTGCCCCATAGGCACAGCCACCCCATAATACTCAGTGCCACCCCATAGCACACAGCCACCCCATAATGcccagtgctgccccataggcacagctgccccataATACTCAGTGCCACCCCATAGTTCAGAGGTGCCCCATAACGCCCAGCATCACCCCATAATGCACAacgctgccccatagcacacaGTGCCGCCCCATAGCGCAGCAGCTGCCCTATAAGGCCCATCACTGCCCCATAGCTCACAGCCCCCCCATAATGCCCAGCATCACCCCATAAGgcccattgctgccccatagcgcAGCAGCTCCCCCTATAACActcagtgctgccccatagTGCAGCAGCTCCCCCTATAACACCCACTGCCGCCCCATAGCGCAGCAGCGCCCCCATAATGCCCAGCATCACCCCATAACGCAGTGCCGCCCCATAATGCCCGTTGCCGCCCCAATAGCGCAGCAGCGCCCCTATAACACTCAGTGCCGCCCCATAGAGTAGCAGCTGCCCTATAATGCCCATCACTGCCCCATAGCGCAGCAGCTCCCCCTATAACACTCAGTGCCGCCCCATAGCGCAGCAGCGCCCCTATAACACTCAGTGCCACCCCATAGCGCAGCAGCTGCCCTATAAGTCCCATTGCCGCCCCATAGCGCAGCAGCTCCCCTATAAcacccattgctgccccatagcgcAGCATCACCCCATAGGGCCCATTGCCGGCCCATAGCGCAGCAGCGCCCCCATAAGGCCCAGCATCACCCCATAACGCAGTGCCGCCCCATAAGGCCCATTGCCGCCCCATAGCGCAGCAGCGCCCCTATAACACCCATTGCCGCCCCATAGTGCAGCATCACCCCATAGGGCCCATTGCCGCCCATAGCGCAGCAGCGCCCCCCTGCCGTCTGACCTCGGGAGTGGCGCAGGATGCGCTCGATGAGCACCGGGTACTTGGTGATGCGCTGCGTGACCAGCAGGATGCACTCGGGGACTCCATGGCGCCGCAACAGCGGGGGAGCGAGAGCAGTGCGCTATGGGACGGCAATGGGAGCGGgtgggagggggctgggggggggggatgggatggggatgggatgggggggcTGCGATGGGATGGGGGGCTGCAatgggggatgtggggctgggatgtggggcCGGGCTGGGGGGCTGCAAtgggggctgggatgggggctgggatggagatgtggggctgatgggggctgtggggctgggctgtggggctgggatggggggcTGGGATGAGGGGCTGCaatgggggctgcaatgggggctgcaatggggGGCTTTGGGGCTGGaatgtggggctgggatgggggggCTGCAATGAGGCctgggatggggatatggggctgggatgggggctgggatggggatgtggggctgggatgggggctggcagggaggggaacatggtgtgtgtgtgggggggatgggatggggtgtgAGTCTATGGGGGGCTGGGATggaggatggggctgggggggtaTAGGGGGCTGAGGGATGGGGTGTGGGGactatggggctgtggggaatGGAGCTATGGGGCATGGAGCTATGGGGGAAAGGGCTATGGGGCACAGAGCAGTGTGGGaatggggctatggggggaaaggaagaagggctGAGCTATGGGGGATGGAGCTATGGGGaatggggctatggggggatGGAGCTATGGGGGATGAAGCTATGGGGGATGGAGCTATGGGGGATGGAGCTATGGGGGGATGGAGCTATGGGGGAttggggctatgggggatggaGCTATGGGGGATGGAGCTATGGGGGGATGGAGCTATGGGGGATGGAGCTATGGGGGAGCAGGGGCAGCGCTGTGTGGCACAgtgggctggcagcagctctgccccccaaccccccccatccccccttACCCTGACGAAGGCCTGCAGCCTCTTGTCCCTGGCCAGCAGCTCCTTGTACTCGCGCAGCGCTGCGCTGTGTTTGCTGCAGAACTCGGCGTAGCATTTCCGCAGCTGCTCCGCGCTCTGACCTGAGAACTGCAacggggggatgggggggatgggggggtcacccactgccagcactgccacccATGGGGGCACCCGCTGCACCACGGGGCGCCCAATGACACCCCTGTCCCCCACTGGGACGGCTGTAATGGCACCCCGGGACCCCCACATGGTGCCCATGttgccacccagtgccacccagtATCGCCCAGTGCCCCCACTGTCCCCACTGGGATGGCCACAATGTCTCccagtgcccccccccccaacccagccATCCTAAAAGCCCCCGGGTGCCCCCTCCATGCTGCCCACCACCTGGTGCCCACGATGCCACCCAATGGCCCCCAGTGACCCCCAGTgctccccccccatccccattggGACAGCCACAATGTCACCTGGTGCCACCCTGTGCCCACCTCCCAATGCAGCCCCTGCCCCCCACCTGGCTGCCCAGGACAGCCCCCAGTGCCCCCCCCCAATGCAGCCCCAATGAAGCCCCCCTCCCCCTAATGCAGCCCTGCCCCCCACCTGACTGCAGACAGCCCCCAGTGCCATccagtgcccccccccccaataatGCAGCCCCCAATgaaccccccctccccccaatgCAGCCCCCCTCCAATGCAGCCCTGCCCCCCACCTGGCTGCCCAGGACAGCCCCCAATGCCATCCAGCGCCCCCCCACCACCAATGCAGCCCccccaatgcagcccccaatGCAGCCCCCCCCCACCTGGCTGACGAGGACGTCTCCAATGCGCTGGATGACGAAGTTCTTGCTGCTGCCCCCCACCATGGAGCTGCGGCGGCGCTGCAGGAGCTGCGCCAGGAAGTGCTGGTGCAACGCGCTCAGCTCGTCCACGCAGGGAAGACGGCGTTGACGGCGccggctgcagctgcagctcctccagcatgGCGCGCCGCAGCACGCTGCCCATGATCTTCAGCGTGCGCACGTGGTGCAGCTCCGTCTGCATCAGCTCTGGGGGGGGTCACAGCGATGCAGCCACCAAACGTGGCCCCAACTGCCACCCCAACCCCAACAGCCCCATCCCaaacccaccccatccccaacaCCACCCATCTCCAACACCCCCCATCCAAACCCACCTCAAAACCAATCACCCCACCATCCAAACCCACCCAACCCCAACAGCCCCCATCCCCaatccccccccatcccaaacCCACCTCAAAACCAATCACCCCCCATCCCAAACCCACCCCAGACCCCCCATCCCAtctctccccatccccatcccccccccccaacaaccctcccaccccatcccagctctgcaccccCCAACCTCCCCCCTGTCCCCCCTTGTCCCTCCTGTCCCCCCCGCACATCTCCCTCCTGTCCCCaccccccagctctgcacccccccccatccccatctgtatcccccccagcccaccccataTCCCTCCCGTGTGTCCCCCCACCCCAACCtgtccccccatcccccccatcccAACCTCCTCCATCTCcgtccccccatatccccccatgtccccccatatccccccatagctgccccatatccccccacatccccccatatcccccctatatcccccccgtatcccccatatccctctatagccaccccatatcccccataggcccccatatacccccatagctgccccatatACCCCTATATACCCCCTATATACCCCCATACCctccccatagctgccccatatccccccacatccccccatatccccccatctccccccatccccccccacccccccatccccaccatagATGACGTCCTGTCTCTTCCTGACGTCCCCACGCTGCAGCTGCACAAACGCTGCATCCACTGCGATGCTCCACGAGTCGGCAGCGAAGTCGCGTTCATCCGCCTCCAGctcagacagcagctgctgcagcaccgcGTCCGGGCCTGCAGGAACCGCATCACCTGCCTCGTGTCCCCtcgtccccatgtccccatgtccccatgttACCCTGCCATcttgtccccatgtccccatgtcacactgtccccatgtcacaCCGTCCCCATGTCACCCTGCCATcttgtccccatgtccccatgtcaatctgtccctgtgtcc
This Excalfactoria chinensis isolate bCotChi1 chromosome 31, bCotChi1.hap2, whole genome shotgun sequence DNA region includes the following protein-coding sequences:
- the LOC140263454 gene encoding LOW QUALITY PROTEIN: rho guanine nucleotide exchange factor 2-like (The sequence of the model RefSeq protein was modified relative to this genomic sequence to represent the inferred CDS: inserted 2 bases in 1 codon); translation: METGWEAAVEAAGPDWHRGANMGDMGGRGAAMGRGGTTGGAGGRCHVGRVSGRAVGQSKDRMKEGKEKDARYTNGHLFTTITVSGTNMCFACNKSITAKEALSCPTCNVTIHNRCKDTLPNCTKVKQKQQKAALLKNSSALQSVALRNKSAPRERPNSAVYPSESFRQSLLGSRRGRTSLSLSKSVSTTNIAGTLNDESALGIRRILSQSTDSLNVRNRTLSMESLIDEGPDAVLQQLLSELEADERDFAADSWSIAVDAAFVQLQRGDVRKRQDVIYELMQTELHHVRTLKIMGSVLRRAMLEELQLQPAXRQRRLPCVDELSALHQHFLAQLLQRRRSSMVGGSSKNFVIQRIGDVLVSQFSGQSAEQLRKCYAEFCSKHSAALREYKELLARDKRLQAFVRRTALAPPLLRRHGVPECILLVTQRITKYPVLIERILRHSREDEPEAEELSRALSLVKELISAINAEVREYELRMRLYDVYRRVDGRAKLQLRGDGKTGSGNGTGSDCATFGRDELLRRKLLHSGCALWKTGAGRFKDVLLLLMTDVIVILQEKDQKLSFPTTDKPPVISLQQLLVRDVANQEKGLFLLSAAPPEMYELHAASRDERTQWMRLIQAAVSQCPSRHDFPLVETELDAALRKLRERLQQQDRRIAALLEEKLALFADMAALRGGGDEPAGTHSPTTNNSPRPTATTHGRHMDGGKLLQCAIREVESLKEAFIRDRGEQQRQQRLHRTHSDQSVGGGYGDTNSFNGAVEMSGADLDGGQRDGNGNQVPPRVSQEEVNQRLNNLYSLLLELQVQAALQDTRTELQLLSLPPPPRSPPPPGAAPPTPPPPPPEAQLSLLQRQHVLLQEELQRCRRQLQERAQEAAALRGRLGGRRCSLPAGGAAGLSQGEQGRPPAVSEH